In the genome of Thermus antranikianii DSM 12462, the window TCCGGGAGACGGTGGCCAGGGGGGCGGATTTCGCCGAGGCCCTGGAGCAGATCGACATCGGGGGCCCCGCCATGCTCCGGGCGGCGGCCAAGAACCACATGGCGGTCCTGCCCGTGTGCGACCCTGAGGACTACCCTCGGGTGCTTCAGGCCCTCGAGGAAGGCCCTTCCCTTGAGTTCCGCAGGGAGCTTGCCCGCAAGGCCTTCGCCCACACCGCCAGCTACGACGCCGCCATTGCCGAGTGGCTTGCCGGGGAGAAGTTCCCCCCCGAGAAGTTTTTGGTCCTCAGGCGGGAAAGCCCCTTGCGCTACGGGGAAAACCCGCACCAGGAAGCGGCCCTTTACCGGGTTTATGGGGAAAAGGGGCCTCTTTTGGAGGCCCGGGTCCTCCAGGGCAAGGCCATGAGCTTCAACAACTACCTGGACGCCGAGGCCGCCTGGAACCTGGTCTCGGAGTTTGAGGGCCCTGCCTGCGTGGCCATCAAGCACCAGAACCCCTGCGGGGTGGCCTTGGGGGAAGGTCCTTTGGAGGCGTACCGGAAGGCCTACGAGGCGGACCCGGTTTCCATCTTCGGGGGCATCGTGGCCTTTAACCGGGAGGTGGACGGACCCACGGCGGAGGCCATGAGGGAGGTCTTTTTGGAGGTGGTCCTGGCCCCGGGCTTCACCCCGGAGGCCCTGGCGGTCTTTTCCCGCAAGAAGAACCTCCGGCTCCTCGAGGTGCCCTTCCCCGCCCAGGGAGCCTACCTGGACTTGAGGCGCCTTAGGGGCGGGGTGCTCCTCCAGGATGCGGATACCCTGGATCCCATGGAGCCCAAGGTGGTCACGCAAAAGGCCCCCACCCAGGAGGAGTGGCAGGACCTCCTCTTCGCCTGGAAGGTGGTGAAGCACGTGCGTTCCAACGCCATCGTGGTGGCCAAGGGGGGCCAGACCCTGGGCATCGGGGTAGGGCAGACCAACCGCTACGCCTCCGCCAAACACGCCCTGAAGACCGCCAAGGAGAAGGCCAGGGGGGCGGTCTTGGCCTCGGATGCCTTCTTCCCCTTTGACGACGTGGTGCGCCTGGCGGGGGAGTTTGGCATCAGCGCCATCATCCAGCCCGGGGGAAGCGTGCGGGACGAGGATTCCATCCGGGCGGCGGACGAGCTGGGCATGGCCATGGTGTTCACCGGGGTGCGGCACTTTAAGCACTAGGCGTCTTAATCCCCGTATCCGGGAGCATTTGGGTCTTGAGTAACCAAAAAGGAGCCCTGCAGGGCTCCTTTAAACCTAAGGGGGCGCTTAGTAGGCCTTCTTGCCTTGGGCTTCCCGCAGGCGCTGGTGAGCCTCCTTAAAGCCCACCAGCTTCCGGCTTTCCTCATCGTAGAGGTGCATGTCGGCGAAGGCGATCTTGAAGGCATCCTTGAGGGTAACCGTGGGGGCCACCTTCACGAGGTCCACCTCCTCCTGCACCTTGGGCAGGAGGTAGTTGGGGATCTTGGGGGCCAGGTGGTGGATGTGGTGGAAGCCGATGTTCCCGGTGAGCCACTGGAGCACCTTGGGGAGCTTCAGGTAGGTGCTTCCCTCCATGGCCGCCTTCAGGAACTCCCAGCGGGGGTCGTGCTCCCAGTAGACATCCTCAAACTGGTGCTGCACGTAGAAGAGGAAGATGCCGATCATTCCGGCCAGGTACTGGATGGGCAGGTAGACGAAGAGGAGGGTCTTAACCCCGAAGAAGACCACGATCCCCGCCAGCAAGAGGGCCAGGAAGAGGTTGGTTAGGGCCACGGAGTTGCGCACGGAAGGCTTGTCCGAGCCGTAGCCTAAAGGAAGCCGGTAGGAGAGCATGAAGACGTAGATGGGCCCCAGGAGGAACATGACCCAGGGGTTCCGGTAAAGGCGGTACTTGAGCCTCTCCCAGGGGCTGGCCTTCAGGTACTCCTCCAGGGTCATGGTGTAGATGTCCCCCACCCCCCGCTTGTCCAGGTTGCCGCTGGTGGCGTGGTGCCGGGCGTGGGATAGCTGCCAGTGGTGGTAGGGAACCAGGGTGAGGACCCCGGTGAAGAAGCCTAGGAGATCGTTGGCCCACTTCCTGGGGAAGAAGGAGCCGTGGCCGGCGTCGTGCTGCAGGATGAACAGGCGGACCAGGAACAAGGCGGCTGCGAGGTCCAGAACGAGGGTCAGGGCCAGGGAAACGGAAAGGGCCTTGTAGGCCAGGTAAAAGAGGAGAAGAAGGGGAAGAAGGGTGTCCGCCACCTGGCGCAGGCTTCTTAGGGTGTCGGGCTTGGCATAGGGTTTGATGAGGGGGATCCAGTCCTTGGGTTCTACTTTGCGCATGCTCACT includes:
- the purH gene encoding bifunctional phosphoribosylaminoimidazolecarboxamide formyltransferase/IMP cyclohydrolase; protein product: MWALLSVSDKRGLVPFAQGLLRLGYRLLATGGTHRALVEAGLPVTYISDFTGFPEVLEGRVKTLHPKVHAGLLARPDQEEELKALGFERIGVLAVNLYPFRETVARGADFAEALEQIDIGGPAMLRAAAKNHMAVLPVCDPEDYPRVLQALEEGPSLEFRRELARKAFAHTASYDAAIAEWLAGEKFPPEKFLVLRRESPLRYGENPHQEAALYRVYGEKGPLLEARVLQGKAMSFNNYLDAEAAWNLVSEFEGPACVAIKHQNPCGVALGEGPLEAYRKAYEADPVSIFGGIVAFNREVDGPTAEAMREVFLEVVLAPGFTPEALAVFSRKKNLRLLEVPFPAQGAYLDLRRLRGGVLLQDADTLDPMEPKVVTQKAPTQEEWQDLLFAWKVVKHVRSNAIVVAKGGQTLGIGVGQTNRYASAKHALKTAKEKARGAVLASDAFFPFDDVVRLAGEFGISAIIQPGGSVRDEDSIRAADELGMAMVFTGVRHFKH
- a CDS encoding fatty acid desaturase, with translation MRKVEPKDWIPLIKPYAKPDTLRSLRQVADTLLPLLLLFYLAYKALSVSLALTLVLDLAAALFLVRLFILQHDAGHGSFFPRKWANDLLGFFTGVLTLVPYHHWQLSHARHHATSGNLDKRGVGDIYTMTLEEYLKASPWERLKYRLYRNPWVMFLLGPIYVFMLSYRLPLGYGSDKPSVRNSVALTNLFLALLLAGIVVFFGVKTLLFVYLPIQYLAGMIGIFLFYVQHQFEDVYWEHDPRWEFLKAAMEGSTYLKLPKVLQWLTGNIGFHHIHHLAPKIPNYLLPKVQEEVDLVKVAPTVTLKDAFKIAFADMHLYDEESRKLVGFKEAHQRLREAQGKKAY